A part of Dehalogenimonas sp. W genomic DNA contains:
- a CDS encoding AAA family ATPase, with product MNSPKIIAMVGMAGAGKTEVSRFFEENGYTRVRFGDVTDDEVKRRGLPVNEANERTVREALRQELGMAAYAQLNQPRIDAALHDGPVVIDGLYSWEEYIFLKDYYKDELAVAAVWASPGTRAKRLATRGIRPLTREETFSRDRAEVEKVSKAGPIAVADYMITNEGDFEALRAQVEQLIHGLKS from the coding sequence ATGAATTCACCCAAAATCATCGCTATGGTCGGTATGGCCGGCGCCGGCAAAACCGAGGTTTCCCGCTTTTTTGAAGAAAACGGCTACACCCGTGTCCGCTTCGGCGACGTGACCGACGATGAGGTTAAACGCCGCGGCCTGCCGGTGAATGAAGCCAACGAACGCACCGTCCGTGAAGCGCTGCGGCAGGAACTAGGCATGGCGGCTTACGCCCAACTCAATCAACCGCGCATTGACGCGGCGCTCCATGACGGTCCGGTGGTCATTGACGGTCTCTACTCCTGGGAGGAGTACATCTTTCTCAAGGACTATTACAAAGATGAACTGGCCGTGGCGGCGGTCTGGGCCTCACCCGGCACCCGCGCTAAACGACTGGCTACCCGCGGCATCCGGCCGCTGACCCGCGAGGAGACTTTTTCCCGTGACCGGGCCGAGGTGGAGAAAGTCAGCAAGGCCGGCCCTATCGCCGTAGCGGACTACATGATCACCAACGAAGGCGATTTTGAGGCGCTGCGGGCACAGGTGGAGCAACTCATCCACGGGTTAAAGTCATGA
- a CDS encoding dCMP deaminase family protein: protein MNRPESDDYFLKIAAVVAERSTCRRRHVGAVAVKSKHILTTGYNGAPAGVPDCLELGCLRDENNIPSGTRHEICRAVHAEQNVIIQAAQHGVNLDGATVYCTHTPCILCAKMLANARIKRFVSFGRYAEDSFLELFRQVGIEVDLRSRPPGVIEFME, encoded by the coding sequence ATGAACAGACCGGAATCTGACGATTATTTCCTGAAAATTGCCGCCGTGGTGGCCGAACGTTCCACCTGCCGCCGGCGGCACGTCGGCGCAGTGGCGGTTAAGAGCAAGCATATCCTGACCACCGGATACAACGGTGCGCCGGCTGGCGTGCCGGACTGTCTGGAACTGGGTTGCCTGCGCGATGAAAATAACATTCCTTCCGGTACCCGCCATGAAATCTGCCGGGCGGTCCACGCCGAGCAGAACGTCATCATCCAGGCGGCCCAGCACGGCGTCAATCTGGATGGCGCTACCGTCTATTGCACTCACACTCCCTGTATCCTGTGCGCCAAGATGCTGGCTAACGCCCGCATCAAGCGCTTTGTCAGTTTCGGCCGGTACGCCGAGGACTCTTTTCTTGAACTCTTCAGGCAGGTCGGCATTGAAGTTGACCTGCGCAGCCGCCCGCCGGGCGTCATTGAGTTTATGGAATAG
- the mraZ gene encoding division/cell wall cluster transcriptional repressor MraZ — translation MNFFGEFNYKLDEKGRLPVPPRFRMPLKDGLVLSPGPEKFIAAYSNKEWDRLSEQIETADTSASKLRKLKRSVFGQAFPVMLDGQGRISLPEKLRAYAGITADAVVVGVSGHLEIWDEAAWEVEKADDLEQAWDIIEGLETR, via the coding sequence ATGAATTTTTTTGGCGAATTTAATTACAAACTGGATGAAAAGGGCCGATTACCGGTACCTCCCCGTTTCCGCATGCCGTTGAAAGACGGTCTGGTGCTGTCTCCCGGCCCGGAAAAGTTCATCGCCGCCTATTCTAACAAAGAATGGGACCGTTTGTCAGAACAGATTGAAACCGCAGACACCAGCGCTTCAAAACTGCGTAAACTTAAACGTTCCGTCTTCGGCCAGGCCTTCCCGGTTATGCTTGACGGCCAGGGACGCATCAGCCTGCCGGAAAAGCTGAGAGCCTATGCCGGCATTACCGCGGACGCCGTCGTTGTCGGTGTGTCCGGCCATCTGGAAATCTGGGATGAAGCGGCTTGGGAAGTTGAAAAAGCCGATGACCTGGAACAGGCCTGGGATATCATTGAAGGGCTGGAGACCAGGTAA
- the rsmH gene encoding 16S rRNA (cytosine(1402)-N(4))-methyltransferase RsmH produces the protein MAGADHISVLLQESLQALAVGPGGRYVDGTTGAGGHARAILEMSAPGGQLLGLDADPDSLAVARQNLAGYEGSFLLVNENFSNMEAVCRARDFYPVNGIILDLGLASMQLTASGRGFSFQHEAPLDMRFSPSQKVSAAEIINTYSETEIADIIWRYGEERRSRIIARRIVEARPLKTTTQLAELLVKAIGRHGDIHPATRTFQALRIAVNKELTRLESTLEQAVSLLGFSGRLVVISYHSLEDRIVKQFLQRESSDCICPVDLPECRCGHAARLRLLNKKVITPADAELRANPRSRSARLRAAERILSRRENEVSLSEHFFLNMTKDEDNVSDRHCLEAGTPTLCAPGLTPLKGRSKM, from the coding sequence TTGGCCGGCGCTGACCATATTTCGGTATTGTTGCAGGAGTCACTGCAAGCACTGGCAGTCGGTCCCGGCGGCCGTTACGTTGACGGCACCACCGGTGCCGGCGGGCATGCCCGGGCCATACTGGAGATGAGCGCCCCCGGCGGGCAACTGCTGGGTCTGGATGCCGACCCGGATTCACTGGCCGTCGCCCGGCAGAATCTGGCCGGTTATGAAGGTTCCTTCCTGCTGGTCAATGAGAATTTCAGCAACATGGAAGCCGTTTGCCGCGCGCGTGATTTTTATCCGGTCAACGGCATTATCCTGGACCTGGGACTGGCGTCCATGCAGTTAACCGCGTCCGGCCGCGGCTTTTCCTTCCAGCATGAGGCCCCGCTGGACATGCGTTTTTCCCCGTCGCAGAAAGTCTCTGCGGCCGAAATTATCAATACTTATTCTGAAACTGAGATTGCCGATATTATCTGGCGTTACGGCGAGGAACGCCGCAGCCGCATTATCGCCCGGCGTATCGTTGAAGCCCGGCCTTTGAAAACCACCACCCAGTTGGCGGAGCTGCTAGTCAAGGCTATCGGCCGCCACGGCGATATTCACCCGGCCACCCGCACCTTCCAGGCGCTGCGCATCGCGGTCAACAAGGAGCTGACCCGGTTGGAGAGCACCCTGGAGCAGGCGGTAAGCCTGCTGGGGTTCAGCGGGCGGCTGGTAGTCATCAGTTACCACTCGCTGGAAGACCGGATCGTCAAGCAGTTCCTGCAGCGGGAATCATCGGACTGTATCTGCCCGGTTGACCTGCCGGAGTGCCGTTGCGGTCACGCCGCCAGATTACGCCTGTTGAATAAGAAGGTAATCACCCCCGCCGATGCGGAATTGCGGGCGAACCCACGCAGCCGCAGCGCCCGTTTGCGGGCTGCCGAACGCATCCTGAGCCGCCGGGAGAATGAGGTTTCGCTCAGCGAGCATTTTTTTCTGAATATGACCAAAGATGAAGATAACGTATCGGATAGGCATTGCCTTGAGGCGGGCACCCCTACCCTCTGCGCACCCGGACTGACCCCTCTGAAAGGGAGGTCCAAGATGTGA
- the ftsA gene encoding cell division protein FtsA produces the protein MKRRIVTAIDVGTTKICTSIAEITENGSAQVIGVGISPSHGLHKGLVVNISDAAQSIKDSITKAEQAANYKVESAYVGVTGRHVSSVNNKGVIAITRNDRLVRSDDLKRVLSNAQSIKVPNDRKLLHVIPRNYAVDGQVGVRNPVGMHGFRLDVETHVITAAAASVQNLIKCIRSLGVEIDDLVLEPLASSEAVLTEDEKQVGVVLADIGGGTTDICVFKDGAIWHTAILPVAGYQLTRDVAIGLGLPFDVAEEMKKRYGSVMPIYESRMEANPISEDGHGISYQDLCDILRARIEEITRLILLELPRSDYESVVPAGIVFTGGSSNIAGLETLGRDITQLPIRVGMPSNIYGITDALRDPAYATSVGLLLWGAKNQPKTRWGKLGFFNRVKGMLSKFFN, from the coding sequence ATGAAACGCAGAATTGTAACGGCGATAGATGTCGGCACAACCAAGATATGTACATCCATCGCTGAAATCACCGAAAACGGCAGCGCTCAGGTCATCGGCGTCGGCATCAGCCCGTCGCACGGCCTTCACAAAGGTCTGGTGGTCAACATCAGCGATGCCGCCCAATCCATCAAGGATTCCATCACCAAGGCCGAGCAGGCCGCCAACTATAAGGTGGAAAGCGCCTATGTCGGCGTCACCGGACGGCACGTCAGCTCGGTCAACAACAAAGGCGTGATCGCCATCACCCGGAATGACCGGCTGGTGCGCTCCGACGACCTGAAGAGGGTACTGTCCAACGCCCAGTCCATCAAGGTTCCCAATGACCGCAAACTACTGCACGTCATTCCGCGCAACTACGCGGTTGACGGACAGGTCGGCGTCCGCAATCCTGTCGGCATGCACGGCTTCCGGCTGGATGTGGAAACCCACGTCATCACCGCCGCCGCTGCTTCAGTCCAGAATCTTATCAAGTGCATCCGTTCACTGGGTGTGGAAATTGATGACCTGGTATTGGAGCCGCTGGCCTCATCAGAAGCGGTGCTGACCGAAGATGAGAAACAGGTCGGCGTGGTGCTGGCCGACATCGGCGGCGGCACCACCGACATCTGTGTCTTCAAGGACGGCGCCATCTGGCACACCGCCATTCTGCCCGTCGCCGGCTATCAGTTAACCCGCGATGTGGCCATCGGCCTGGGTCTGCCCTTTGACGTAGCGGAAGAGATGAAAAAGCGCTACGGCTCGGTCATGCCGATCTATGAAAGCCGCATGGAAGCCAACCCGATCTCCGAAGACGGTCACGGCATCAGCTATCAGGACCTGTGCGACATCCTGCGCGCCCGCATTGAAGAAATCACCCGCCTGATCCTGCTGGAGCTGCCGCGTTCGGATTACGAAAGCGTCGTCCCGGCCGGTATTGTGTTCACCGGCGGCTCGTCCAATATTGCCGGACTGGAAACCCTGGGCCGAGACATCACCCAGCTTCCCATCCGGGTGGGCATGCCGTCCAACATTTACGGTATCACCGACGCCCTGCGGGATCCGGCCTATGCCACCAGCGTCGGACTGCTGCTCTGGGGTGCCAAGAATCAGCCCAAGACCCGTTGGGGCAAACTGGGCTTCTTCAACCGCGTCAAGGGCATGCTGTCCAAGTTCTTTAACTAA
- the ftsZ gene encoding cell division protein FtsZ — MAKTSFVPNPARIKVFGCGGGGCNAVTRMVREEIQGVEFIALNTDAQALAITEAPVRVQLGEKITRGLGAGGDHTMGQKAAEESRDEIRELVTGSDMVFVTAGMGGGTGTGSAPVVAEEAKKSGALTIAVVTKPFSFEGAHRTKTAKEGIQKLLGKVDTLIIIPNDRLLELCDQKTGVDAAFKMADDVLHHGVQAISEVITVPGTINLDFADVKAVMKDAGPAWMSIGRGTGKNRAIDAAREALASPLLDVSVTGSRGVLFNIVGGPDLSLFEVNEAAEVIRKSVDPDANIIFGVGSNANMGNDVRITLIATGFHTNSEDVEDEDEVTNLLRGIKTEEELDVPSFLRKPLFSHQRQNYSEPAKTPRTPSRAPWAR; from the coding sequence ATGGCTAAGACAAGTTTCGTCCCCAACCCGGCCCGGATCAAGGTTTTCGGCTGCGGCGGCGGCGGTTGCAACGCAGTCACCCGCATGGTGCGGGAAGAAATCCAGGGCGTTGAATTCATCGCCCTCAACACTGATGCCCAGGCTTTGGCCATCACCGAAGCCCCGGTACGCGTCCAACTCGGTGAAAAGATCACCCGCGGCCTTGGTGCCGGCGGCGATCACACCATGGGCCAGAAAGCTGCCGAAGAAAGCCGCGATGAAATCCGCGAACTGGTCACCGGCTCCGACATGGTCTTTGTTACCGCCGGCATGGGCGGCGGCACCGGCACCGGCTCCGCCCCTGTAGTGGCCGAGGAAGCCAAGAAAAGCGGCGCACTGACCATTGCCGTGGTCACCAAACCATTCAGCTTTGAAGGCGCTCACCGCACCAAGACCGCCAAGGAAGGCATCCAGAAACTCCTGGGTAAAGTTGATACGCTGATCATCATCCCCAACGACCGCCTGCTGGAGCTCTGCGACCAGAAGACCGGCGTTGATGCCGCCTTTAAGATGGCTGATGATGTCCTGCACCACGGCGTTCAGGCCATTTCCGAGGTCATCACCGTCCCCGGCACCATCAACCTGGACTTCGCCGATGTCAAAGCCGTCATGAAAGACGCCGGCCCGGCCTGGATGAGCATCGGCCGCGGCACCGGCAAGAACCGCGCCATTGACGCCGCCCGCGAAGCCCTGGCTTCGCCCCTGCTGGACGTCTCCGTCACCGGCTCCCGCGGCGTTCTGTTCAATATCGTCGGCGGCCCGGACCTGTCTCTCTTTGAAGTCAATGAAGCCGCCGAGGTCATCCGCAAGTCGGTTGATCCGGATGCCAATATCATCTTCGGCGTCGGCTCCAACGCCAACATGGGCAACGACGTCCGCATCACTCTCATCGCTACCGGTTTCCACACCAACAGCGAAGACGTAGAGGATGAAGATGAAGTGACTAACCTGCTCCGCGGCATCAAGACCGAAGAAGAGCTGGACGTACCGTCCTTCCTGCGCAAACCGCTGTTCTCTCACCAGCGCCAGAATTACAGCGAGCCGGCCAAGACCCCGCGCACCCCGTCCCGCGCTCCCTGGGCCAGATAA
- the pheT gene encoding phenylalanine--tRNA ligase subunit beta: protein MKAPISWLKEYVEINRPVKEIAERLTLAGNEVSAITSTVPAWGGIVVAEVTAVESHPNADRLRLVTLNTGAESQPRVVCGAPNVAVGQKVAFAGVGVKLVDGHTGQAMELKPAVIRGVESCGMVLSEKELGLSDNHEGILVLDAETRVGLPLADVLGDQVLDIEVTPNRSDCLSITGIAREVAAVTGQNGIKLPDTAYEESETPVAESVTVEIKAPDLCPRYTAAVIKGIKVGPSPEWLQKRLTDLGQRPINNIVDITNFVMLEYGQPLHAFDLKNIKGGKISVRRAEEGEKFVTLDDEERTLTADTLMIGDAERSIAIAGVMGGANSEVSDTTTDIVLESANFNAASIHHTAGRLKLTSEASTRFERNLNPELPPHALKRAAQLVLQIAGGQAQSGIVDAYPGKKYAVGIMMAVDRISAVLGSRYDFGVVTKSLKALGLTWYVENNDEEDFGMPAGTQFLRVYQPWWRTDLNIPEDIIEEVARIIGYDNIPARPLSGPIPKRVGPPIMGFKKLFRTALVGYGFQELLSLSLTSEDAMRRGTADGELKGRPVRLLNPMSSEQEILRTSLRPALFAAVAANRRYEPGGMRLFEIGRVYNTGDGPLPVETEMVCGVVAGEAEPAGWQQGKRGFDFYDVKGLIETILNRMQVNYKVEVSQDAGLRPGVQASFSIDDITFGVIGEVHPRVAASFDVAETLYLFEVDLAVLMQKVKPGRAYEPLPRYPAVVRDIALVVDAAVSHQQVLDTLSAFPLLKSVSLFDVYAGKQLEGGKKSLAYRLAFQSAEETLTDEKIDKVMAEIFSTLGSELGAKLRS from the coding sequence ATGAAAGCCCCAATTTCCTGGCTGAAAGAATATGTAGAGATTAACCGCCCGGTCAAGGAGATCGCTGAAAGGCTGACGCTGGCCGGCAATGAAGTTTCCGCCATCACCTCCACCGTTCCGGCCTGGGGCGGTATTGTGGTGGCCGAGGTTACCGCGGTAGAGAGTCACCCTAACGCCGACCGATTGCGGCTGGTGACGCTGAACACCGGCGCTGAATCCCAGCCCCGGGTGGTCTGCGGCGCCCCTAATGTAGCGGTCGGGCAGAAGGTAGCTTTTGCCGGCGTCGGCGTCAAACTGGTTGACGGCCATACCGGCCAGGCCATGGAGCTTAAACCGGCGGTTATCCGCGGGGTTGAGTCCTGCGGCATGGTGTTGTCGGAAAAGGAACTCGGTCTGTCCGATAACCATGAAGGCATTCTGGTGCTGGACGCCGAAACCAGGGTGGGTTTGCCGCTGGCTGACGTGCTGGGTGACCAGGTGCTGGATATTGAAGTTACCCCTAATCGTTCAGACTGTTTGTCCATTACCGGCATTGCCCGGGAAGTTGCTGCGGTCACCGGCCAGAACGGCATCAAACTGCCGGATACCGCCTATGAAGAAAGTGAAACCCCGGTCGCTGAATCGGTGACCGTGGAAATTAAAGCGCCGGACCTGTGTCCGCGCTATACTGCCGCCGTTATCAAAGGCATCAAGGTCGGCCCGTCACCGGAATGGCTGCAGAAGCGGCTGACGGACCTGGGACAGCGGCCGATTAACAACATCGTTGATATTACCAATTTCGTCATGCTGGAGTACGGCCAGCCGTTGCACGCGTTTGATTTGAAAAACATCAAGGGCGGCAAGATCAGCGTCCGCCGTGCCGAAGAAGGTGAAAAATTCGTCACCCTTGATGATGAAGAACGCACATTGACCGCTGATACGCTGATGATCGGCGATGCGGAACGGTCAATCGCTATCGCCGGTGTCATGGGCGGGGCTAACAGTGAGGTTTCGGATACCACCACGGACATCGTTCTGGAATCGGCTAATTTCAATGCCGCCTCCATTCACCATACCGCCGGCCGTTTGAAGCTGACTTCGGAGGCTTCCACCCGTTTTGAACGCAATCTGAACCCGGAACTGCCGCCCCATGCCCTCAAGCGGGCAGCGCAACTGGTACTGCAGATCGCCGGTGGTCAGGCCCAAAGCGGTATTGTGGATGCCTATCCCGGTAAGAAATATGCCGTCGGCATCATGATGGCCGTTGACCGTATTTCAGCAGTGCTGGGCAGCCGTTATGACTTCGGAGTGGTAACCAAATCCCTCAAGGCGCTGGGGCTGACCTGGTATGTTGAGAATAATGACGAAGAAGACTTCGGTATGCCGGCCGGCACGCAGTTCCTCCGGGTTTATCAACCCTGGTGGCGTACTGACCTGAATATTCCTGAAGATATCATTGAAGAAGTCGCCCGGATTATCGGCTACGACAATATCCCCGCGCGCCCGTTGTCCGGCCCCATCCCCAAACGGGTAGGGCCGCCGATCATGGGCTTCAAAAAATTGTTCCGGACTGCACTGGTCGGCTATGGCTTCCAGGAATTGCTGTCGCTGTCGCTGACCTCAGAGGACGCCATGCGGCGGGGGACGGCTGACGGGGAACTGAAAGGCCGTCCGGTCAGATTGCTCAATCCGATGTCCTCGGAGCAGGAAATCCTGCGCACCAGCCTGCGTCCGGCGCTTTTTGCCGCGGTGGCCGCTAACCGGCGTTATGAGCCGGGCGGGATGCGGTTGTTTGAGATCGGCCGGGTATATAACACCGGCGACGGCCCGCTGCCCGTGGAAACCGAGATGGTCTGCGGCGTGGTTGCCGGCGAGGCCGAGCCGGCCGGCTGGCAGCAGGGCAAGCGCGGGTTTGATTTTTATGATGTCAAAGGCCTGATTGAAACCATTTTGAACCGGATGCAGGTCAATTATAAGGTTGAAGTATCTCAGGACGCCGGACTGCGCCCCGGCGTGCAGGCTTCCTTCTCCATTGACGATATCACCTTCGGTGTTATCGGTGAGGTTCACCCGCGGGTAGCCGCCAGCTTTGATGTCGCCGAAACCCTGTATCTTTTTGAGGTTGATTTGGCGGTGCTGATGCAAAAAGTAAAGCCGGGCCGGGCTTACGAGCCGTTGCCGCGGTATCCCGCGGTAGTGCGCGACATCGCTCTGGTGGTGGATGCCGCCGTGTCGCATCAGCAGGTACTGGACACGTTGTCGGCCTTCCCGCTGCTCAAGAGTGTCAGCCTGTTTGATGTCTATGCCGGCAAACAACTGGAGGGCGGTAAAAAGTCACTGGCTTACCGTCTGGCCTTCCAGTCAGCGGAGGAAACACTCACTGATGAGAAGATAGACAAGGTGATGGCCGAGATTTTCTCCACGCTGGGTTCTGAATTGGGCGCGAAGCTGAGAAGCTAG
- the pheS gene encoding phenylalanine--tRNA ligase subunit alpha yields MTESFNTLKQKALTELQGVDSAEALESWRVAWLGKKSELTAVLRGLGTLPVEERKAVGAQANVVREELEAALEARESELANAQMSMAGDIDITLPGRPWLAGRLHPVTRIVNEISDIFSSLGFSIVEGPEVELDRYNFDALNIPKEHPARDTMQTFWVDDGAPKEARHTLLRTHTSPMQVRFMEKYKEPPFRIVVPGRVYRYEATDASHLPMFNQVEGLMVDKDVSFADLKGTLYEFARRFFGPNRKVRFRCDFFPFVEPGVEMAIECASCRGAGCRVCGNSGWLEILGAGMVHPNVLKGVGIDPEIYTGFAFGIGVERLPMLRYGVDDIRLFYSNDLRFLRQF; encoded by the coding sequence ATGACTGAATCTTTTAACACTCTGAAACAAAAAGCCCTGACTGAATTGCAGGGGGTAGATTCCGCTGAAGCGCTGGAGTCCTGGCGCGTTGCCTGGCTCGGTAAAAAGAGCGAATTGACCGCGGTGTTGCGCGGCCTCGGCACGCTGCCGGTGGAAGAACGCAAAGCTGTCGGCGCTCAGGCTAATGTGGTGCGGGAAGAATTGGAAGCGGCGCTGGAAGCCCGTGAGTCAGAACTGGCCAATGCTCAGATGAGCATGGCCGGCGACATTGACATCACCCTGCCCGGCCGGCCCTGGCTGGCGGGGCGGCTGCATCCGGTGACCCGCATCGTCAATGAAATCTCCGATATCTTCTCCTCTTTGGGTTTTTCCATCGTGGAAGGCCCGGAAGTGGAGCTGGACCGTTATAACTTTGATGCCCTGAACATCCCCAAGGAGCATCCGGCACGGGACACCATGCAGACCTTCTGGGTGGATGACGGCGCGCCTAAAGAAGCCCGCCATACCCTGCTCCGGACGCATACCTCGCCGATGCAGGTGCGCTTCATGGAAAAATATAAGGAACCGCCCTTCCGGATTGTGGTGCCGGGCCGGGTGTACCGCTATGAGGCCACCGACGCCAGCCATCTGCCGATGTTCAATCAGGTGGAAGGGCTGATGGTGGACAAGGACGTGTCCTTTGCCGACCTTAAGGGTACCCTGTACGAATTCGCCCGGCGTTTCTTCGGCCCCAACCGCAAGGTGCGTTTCCGTTGTGACTTCTTCCCCTTCGTGGAGCCCGGCGTGGAAATGGCCATTGAGTGCGCTTCCTGCCGCGGCGCCGGCTGCCGGGTGTGCGGTAATTCCGGCTGGCTGGAGATACTGGGTGCCGGCATGGTGCATCCCAATGTCCTCAAAGGCGTCGGCATTGACCCGGAGATTTACACCGGCTTCGCCTTCGGCATCGGCGTGGAACGTCTGCCGATGCTGCGCTACGGGGTGGATGATATCCGCCTGTTTTATTCTAACGATTTAAGATTCCTGAGGCAGTTTTAA
- a CDS encoding S41 family peptidase, whose translation MSSRWKIALGSLVAVIAVFFSFGLGYFTAVLAPPDGDELDRVVEAWNTLTEKYVEPGSIDRNALAEAAISAMVDYLGDPYSAYLDTAGYHATLDDFSGTYTGIGAEMAIRDGALIVLTAYPDSPAEKAGLAPGDRITAVDGQPTEGLNMTELGLLVRGDAGIPVTLTVDRAGETLSMTMVRAVITPPSVKLEMLGNVAYISISSFNDHADEEMLPVIQEINRNGAESIILDLRYNPGGLVTTVVNTAGYFLPDQTIFTVKDNDGKVTTHKAVSQSATTDLPMVVLVNEFSASGSEVLSGALQDHDRAVIAGKQTFGKGSVTQLFNLSGDTGIYLTIARWYTPDGHLIEGIGITPDFALELTGEDLVNWAIDYLSGS comes from the coding sequence ATGTCTTCACGTTGGAAAATCGCCCTCGGCAGTCTGGTAGCCGTCATCGCCGTCTTTTTTTCTTTCGGCCTCGGTTATTTTACCGCGGTTCTGGCGCCGCCGGACGGCGACGAGCTTGACCGGGTGGTTGAGGCCTGGAATACCCTGACTGAAAAATATGTGGAACCCGGCAGTATTGACCGCAATGCCCTGGCCGAAGCGGCCATCAGCGCCATGGTGGATTATCTCGGCGACCCCTACTCCGCCTATCTGGACACCGCCGGTTACCACGCCACGCTGGATGATTTCAGCGGCACCTATACCGGCATCGGCGCCGAGATGGCCATCCGGGACGGGGCGCTCATCGTGCTGACGGCTTACCCTGATTCTCCGGCGGAAAAGGCCGGCCTGGCTCCCGGCGACCGGATTACCGCCGTTGACGGCCAGCCGACCGAAGGACTGAATATGACCGAACTGGGACTGCTGGTGCGGGGCGATGCCGGCATTCCGGTGACTCTCACCGTTGACCGCGCCGGCGAAACCTTATCAATGACCATGGTTCGGGCGGTCATCACCCCGCCGTCGGTTAAATTGGAGATGCTGGGCAACGTGGCGTATATTTCCATCTCCAGTTTCAATGATCACGCGGATGAGGAAATGCTGCCCGTCATTCAGGAGATCAACCGCAACGGCGCTGAAAGCATCATCCTGGACCTGCGCTATAACCCCGGCGGCCTGGTCACCACTGTGGTAAACACCGCCGGCTATTTCCTACCCGACCAGACTATTTTTACCGTCAAGGACAACGACGGTAAAGTGACTACCCACAAGGCTGTCAGTCAATCGGCGACCACCGACCTGCCGATGGTGGTGCTGGTCAACGAGTTTTCCGCCTCCGGCTCTGAAGTCCTCTCCGGCGCACTCCAGGATCATGACCGGGCGGTCATCGCCGGCAAGCAGACATTCGGCAAGGGTTCAGTCACCCAGTTATTCAACCTGTCCGGCGATACCGGCATCTACCTGACCATCGCCCGCTGGTACACCCCCGACGGCCACCTGATTGAAGGCATCGGCATCACGCCGGACTTCGCGCTGGAATTAACCGGCGAAGACCTGGTGAACTGGGCGATTGACTACCTGAGCGGCAGCTGA
- a CDS encoding DUF5661 family protein translates to MKIPEYVTKEEVARVCRELGFKDWSSATPEITDAEAAVIHDIVNTARLAVTAAEFKRGLEVELEHGTMYPDANVTNNHPVLTGLIVMAHLKESLDYYQRLEVAEIEGDMFKAHKAGDADILQAKYSKLIAARFDLAKTEAGQA, encoded by the coding sequence ATGAAAATACCGGAGTACGTTACCAAAGAAGAGGTGGCCCGGGTCTGCCGGGAACTGGGATTTAAGGATTGGTCATCCGCCACTCCTGAAATCACTGACGCCGAAGCCGCCGTCATCCATGACATCGTCAATACCGCCAGACTGGCGGTAACGGCGGCGGAATTCAAACGCGGCTTGGAAGTAGAGCTGGAACACGGCACCATGTATCCGGACGCCAATGTGACCAACAATCACCCTGTACTAACCGGCCTGATCGTCATGGCCCACCTGAAGGAAAGCCTGGATTATTACCAGCGGCTGGAAGTGGCGGAGATTGAGGGGGATATGTTCAAGGCCCATAAAGCCGGCGATGCAGATATACTCCAGGCTAAATACAGCAAGCTCATCGCCGCCCGGTTTGATTTGGCGAAAACCGAGGCCGGACAAGCGTAA
- a CDS encoding DUF134 domain-containing protein, which yields MPRPKKCRAVDTLPGVSFFKPAGIPLRFIEEVNLTVEEFETLRLCDLEGLDQAGCAIRMSISRASVQRVLTQARRHVAEAITQGKALRIEGGNYVLKGSDDCGHGRCCRRGDLAATQDTESDGQDSS from the coding sequence ATGCCCAGACCTAAAAAATGCCGAGCGGTGGACACCCTGCCGGGGGTCAGTTTTTTCAAACCGGCGGGAATACCCTTGCGGTTTATAGAAGAAGTAAACCTGACCGTTGAAGAGTTTGAGACTCTCAGGTTGTGTGACCTAGAAGGCCTGGATCAGGCAGGGTGTGCCATCAGGATGTCAATTTCCAGAGCATCAGTCCAGCGAGTCTTGACCCAGGCCCGGCGGCATGTCGCTGAAGCCATCACCCAGGGTAAAGCCTTGCGCATTGAAGGCGGCAATTACGTCCTGAAAGGTTCAGATGATTGCGGGCATGGCAGATGCTGCCGCCGCGGTGACCTCGCCGCAACACAAGACACGGAATCTGATGGTCAGGATTCTTCATAA